A segment of the Alistipes communis genome:
ACTCCATCGCACTGGCCTGCCTGGCCGCCCGTTGACACCTTGGAAGCCCCGACCGAACCGACAATACGCACCCCGACCATGAGCTACATCATTCTGGCTATTAACCCGGGCTCTACCTCCACGAAGATCGCCGTCTACGAAGATACGCAGCCCGTCCTTTCGCTGGCGATCGACCACTCCGCCGCCGAGATCGCCGCGTTCGCGACGATCGGCGACCAGTTCGAATGGCGGAAAGACCTCGTGCTCGAATCGCTGCGCAAACGCGGATTCGACATCGGCACCCTCTCTGCCGTCATCGGCCGCGGCGGGCTGGTGCATCCCGTCGAGGGCGGGGTCTACGAGGTGAACGACGCATTGCACGACGACCTGCTCCACGCCCGGCGGCAGCACGCCTCGAATCTGGGCGGACTGATCGCACAGGAGATCGCAGCCGAGGTCGGTGTCAAGGCCTATATCGCCGATCCGGTCGTGGTGGACGAGATGATTCCCTACGCACGCATTTCGGGACTGCCCCAGCTGCCGCGCGAATCGGTCTTCCACGCCCTCAACCAGAAGGCCATCGCACGCCGGTACGCCCGCGAAACGGGTCGGAAATACGAAGAGCTGAACCTGATCGTCTCGCACATGGGAGGCGGCATCACCGTCAGCGCGCACCGCCAGGGGCGCGTGATCGACACCTCCAACGCCCTCAACGGCGCAGGGCCGTTTTCGCCGGAGCGCGCCGGCACGCTGCCTCCGGGACCGCTGATCGATCTTTGCTTTTCGGGAGAATACACCCGCGAAGAGTTGCAGAAACTCATCAACGGCCGCGGCGGCCTGCTCGCACACCTCGGCACGACGTCGGTCCCCGAAATCCTGCGGCGGATCGACAACAACGATTTGCAGGCGATGCTGGTGTTGCGCGCCATGTGCTACAACGTAGCCAAGGAGATCGGGGCGATGGCCATCGCCCTCAAAGGCAAGGCGGACGCGATCCTGCTCACCGGCGGCATCGCCCACAACAAGCGGCTCACGGATTTCATCGCCGCGCATGTCGACTTCATCGCCCCGGTCTTCGTCTACCCCGGCGAGAACGAGTTGGAGGCGTTGGCACGCAACGCACTGGCCGTGCTGCGCGGCGACTGCGAGGCGAAGACCTACTACAAAGCGGACGTCACGGCATAAGGCCGCCCCGCTTGTCACGTCAGCTCCCGGAACTTCTTGCGAAGTTCCGGGAGCCGGTTTTATGCCCACATCGTCGGAAGACTACATCAACAGGTTTTGTGCCATAACTTCCGTACGATCGCCAGCGTCTCGCGCAGGGATTCCAGCCGGAAAAGGGCCGCGGCACCGGCGAAGACCGCGACGCCGGCGATCAGCTGCACCATAAGCCGCAAGCCGAGGTGCAGGTCGGCGATACGGGGTTGCACGCCCCACACCACCGTGCCGTACATCAGCGCCGTAACGGCCGCGATGGGCAGCAGCGTCCGCACGAACCGCCAGAGAGACAGCGTGCAGAGCCGCGTCGTCGCAACGAGATTGAGCACCAGTTCGATGGCCGCCATGGCCACCATGCCCCACACGATCGCCATGACGCTGTGCGGAATAGTCACCGCCAGCACGCCCGTCATCAAGACACGCTTGACGACCTCCAACCGCACCACCACGCGGCCGTCGCTCAGGGTTTTGAGCACGTTGTAGGCGATCATCGCCAGCGGCGTGAAAAGCCCCACGAGGCACATCGCCTCGAAATAAGGCACCGTCGGCATCCACTTTTCGCCCAGCAGCAGGGCGAAGAGATCGGGTGCGACGGCCGAGAGGCCCGTCATCGCGGGAAACATCAGAAAGGCGACGATCATCACCACCTGCCGGTAGCTTTCGGCGAATTTGCGAGGCGAGGCCGCCAGTTTGGAAAAAGCGGGAAAGGTGACGTTCTGCACCGACTGCACGGTCGACGTGACGGGCAGCTCTTCGAGTTTCTGCGCCTGATAGAAATAGCCGAGCAGATCGGTCGAGTAGATCTTGCCGATGAAGAGCTGCGCCACACGGGTATAGATCGCCGAGATGAGGTCGGTGGCCATGAGCCGCAGGCTGTAAGGAGCCATTTCACGCAGCGGGCGCGTCGAAGCCCGTTCCGTGCGGCGCGGCCGCCAATCGCTGAAAAACCACAGCAGCGCCGCCCGCACCGCGATCGACGAGAGGCGCTGCCCGACCAGGCTCCACACGCCGCATCCGGCCAGCGCCATCGTCACGGCCAGCACACCGCTCGCAAGCGACGCGACGAAAGTGATCTTCGACAGCAGCGCGAAGCGGAACTGCCGCATGAAGATCGTATTCTGGATCGTACCCAGCGCATTGACCGGCACCAGAAGAAAGAGCACCGGCGCGATACGCGCCAGAATCGGCCGCCCGTAAAAAGCCGCTACGACAGGAAAGACAGCCACCAGCACGCCGTAGACGATCCACGAAACGACGACGTTGAAGAGGAAGACCGACTTGTAATCGCCCTGCGCAGGATCGCCCTTGCGGATGAGCATCTGCGAAAAGCCGCTGTCGACGACCACCAGCGCCAGCGACGAGAAGAAGGTCATCAGCGCCATTAGCCCCACGTCGTCGGGCATCAGCAGCCGCGCCACGACGATCGAGACGACCATCTGCAACAGGATGGTTCCGAGCTTCTCGCCCAGACTCCACGCCACGCCGCTGGCGACCTTATCGCGCAACTCCCCGCCCATACCGCGCTATTTCAACTGCGCCCGACGCTCCTCGTTGCGGCGCTTGATATCGCCGATCGTGGCGATCTCGATGTAGGAGGCGCCGCGCACGGCACCGAAACTGCCGCCGATGGCCACGACCATATCCTCGTCCTTCAACTCCTGGTAACGCTGGTTGATGAACTCCATGGCGTCGCCCAGAAAATGATAGGAATCCTCCTTGCTCTTGCTGCGCAGGATCGGCATGACACCGTAGGAGAGACCCAGCAAGCGCTGCGCCTGCAACGTGTAGCAGACCGCGATGACGATCGTCGTCGGGCGGAACGCAGCGATGTAACGCCCCGTGCGGCCCGTCAGCGTATCGAGCAGAATCGCCCGAATCGGCAAGTTGGTCGAAGCGCGCACCGCCGAACGGGCGATCTGCGCCGTAATCTCGTGGTTGACCGACACCATGTGGATGTCGATGAAGGGCGTCGAATAGGCTTCGTCGCGCTCGATGGCCTTGGCGATGCGCGCCATCGTCTCGACCGACTCCACGGGATAGGCCCCCGAAGCGGTCTCGTCGCTCAGCATGACGGCGTCGACCCGCTCGTAGATGGCGCTGGCGACATCGCTCACCTCGGCGCGCGTCGGACGCGGCGAACCGACCATCGAGTAGAGCATCTGCGTGGCGATGATGACCGGACGTTTGGCGGCGATGCACTTGTCGACGATCATCCGCTGCGTGATGGGGATGATCTCGGCAGGCAGCTCGACGCCCAGGTCGCCGCGCGCCACCATGATGCCGTAGGAGGCTTCGATGATCTCGTCGATGTTGTCGATTCCCTCCTGGTTCTCGATCTTCGAGATGATCTTGATGCCGCTGTTCCGGCTGTCGAGAATCGCCTGCACGGCTTCGACGTCGCGCGCGCTGCGCACGAACGAGTGGGCGATGAAATCGACGCCGTTCTCCGTGGCCCACTCGATGTACATGCGGTCTTTCTCGGTCACCGAAGGCAGGTCGATCGACACGTTGGGGACGTTGACGCTCTTGCGCGAACGCAACGTGCAGTCGCGCATGACGCGGCAGACCAGTTCTTCGGCCGATTTCTGTTCGACATGCAGTTCCATTTCGCCGTCGGCGATGAGCATCGTGGCCCCCGCCGGCACGTCGCGCACGATGTGCTCGACATTCATGTAGATCACCTCGCGCGTCGAGGGAATATCGGTTTTGACGCTCGTCCCGCGCACCTTCACCCTGTCGCCCGCCGCAAAGCGGATGCCGTCGGGATAGGCGTCGTCCATGCGCGTCACGCGAATCTCGGGGCCCTTCGTGTCGAGCATGACGGGGATCGAATTCGAAACGCTGCGCACCATGCGGATGATCTCGGCGGCATTTTCCAGCGAGGCGTGCGCCGAATTGATCCGCACGATGTTCATTCCCGCCTTGAACAGGCTTCGCACCAACTCTTCCGTGCAACGCTGCACCGAGAGCGTCGCCACTATTTTCGTTCGTTTAATCATAATCGTAGACTGATTTCAATTATTTCTGCAAAAGAAGTGCCTCTACCCCCAGACGGTAGGAGTCGAGACCGAAACCCATGATCGACCCCCGCACGACGGGCGCCAGCAGCGACACGTGGCGGAACTCCTCGCGCGCCAGGATCGACGAGATGTGGACTTCCACCACCGGCGTCGCGATGGCGGCCACCGCATCGCGCAGCGCCACCGACGTGTGGGTATATCCTCCGGCATTGAACACCACGCCGTCGTAACGGCCTTCGCTGCGATGCAACGCATCGATCAACTCGCCTTCGACGTTCGACTGGAAACAGTCCAGTCCGACGTCGGGGAAAACCGCTCGCAGCCGCGTGAGATACTCCTCGAAAGCGGTCGACCCGTAGACCGCCACATC
Coding sequences within it:
- a CDS encoding lipopolysaccharide biosynthesis protein, giving the protein MGGELRDKVASGVAWSLGEKLGTILLQMVVSIVVARLLMPDDVGLMALMTFFSSLALVVVDSGFSQMLIRKGDPAQGDYKSVFLFNVVVSWIVYGVLVAVFPVVAAFYGRPILARIAPVLFLLVPVNALGTIQNTIFMRQFRFALLSKITFVASLASGVLAVTMALAGCGVWSLVGQRLSSIAVRAALLWFFSDWRPRRTERASTRPLREMAPYSLRLMATDLISAIYTRVAQLFIGKIYSTDLLGYFYQAQKLEELPVTSTVQSVQNVTFPAFSKLAASPRKFAESYRQVVMIVAFLMFPAMTGLSAVAPDLFALLLGEKWMPTVPYFEAMCLVGLFTPLAMIAYNVLKTLSDGRVVVRLEVVKRVLMTGVLAVTIPHSVMAIVWGMVAMAAIELVLNLVATTRLCTLSLWRFVRTLLPIAAVTALMYGTVVWGVQPRIADLHLGLRLMVQLIAGVAVFAGAAALFRLESLRETLAIVRKLWHKTC
- the pyk gene encoding pyruvate kinase — its product is MIKRTKIVATLSVQRCTEELVRSLFKAGMNIVRINSAHASLENAAEIIRMVRSVSNSIPVMLDTKGPEIRVTRMDDAYPDGIRFAAGDRVKVRGTSVKTDIPSTREVIYMNVEHIVRDVPAGATMLIADGEMELHVEQKSAEELVCRVMRDCTLRSRKSVNVPNVSIDLPSVTEKDRMYIEWATENGVDFIAHSFVRSARDVEAVQAILDSRNSGIKIISKIENQEGIDNIDEIIEASYGIMVARGDLGVELPAEIIPITQRMIVDKCIAAKRPVIIATQMLYSMVGSPRPTRAEVSDVASAIYERVDAVMLSDETASGAYPVESVETMARIAKAIERDEAYSTPFIDIHMVSVNHEITAQIARSAVRASTNLPIRAILLDTLTGRTGRYIAAFRPTTIVIAVCYTLQAQRLLGLSYGVMPILRSKSKEDSYHFLGDAMEFINQRYQELKDEDMVVAIGGSFGAVRGASYIEIATIGDIKRRNEERRAQLK
- the buk gene encoding butyrate kinase, whose product is MSYIILAINPGSTSTKIAVYEDTQPVLSLAIDHSAAEIAAFATIGDQFEWRKDLVLESLRKRGFDIGTLSAVIGRGGLVHPVEGGVYEVNDALHDDLLHARRQHASNLGGLIAQEIAAEVGVKAYIADPVVVDEMIPYARISGLPQLPRESVFHALNQKAIARRYARETGRKYEELNLIVSHMGGGITVSAHRQGRVIDTSNALNGAGPFSPERAGTLPPGPLIDLCFSGEYTREELQKLINGRGGLLAHLGTTSVPEILRRIDNNDLQAMLVLRAMCYNVAKEIGAMAIALKGKADAILLTGGIAHNKRLTDFIAAHVDFIAPVFVYPGENELEALARNALAVLRGDCEAKTYYKADVTA
- the aroQ gene encoding type II 3-dehydroquinate dehydratase, which gives rise to MKILILNGPNLNLQGRRDVAVYGSTAFEEYLTRLRAVFPDVGLDCFQSNVEGELIDALHRSEGRYDGVVFNAGGYTHTSVALRDAVAAIATPVVEVHISSILAREEFRHVSLLAPVVRGSIMGFGLDSYRLGVEALLLQK